In the Myxococcus fulvus genome, one interval contains:
- a CDS encoding TolC family protein, whose amino-acid sequence MSSLLALTLAATLAAAPPPVLTLEDALNQARKENLDLKAAQARLRQADTASRKAWAGYLPTITVGAAIIRNSNAAIIPPGPLGPEPVVIQPLVQRQFQAELRQAIIAPQLWAGIQAAYKSERVAELNVEQARREILFGVAQAYYGAAAQAQAVTVQERLVELNGARAKDTKIRFDAGTVTRVALLRAEQDLSRAEQDLIRAKNALASAKLVLATLLALDSPDFEVAPPPEPQVPVKTEAEVLVQKSLEQRADVAAARETTELARINKRGVWFSYLPTLGVTGQFRVANAAGFQGRSDVWLITFGANWTLWDGGLREANLSEASARIAESLATQRKAELTARQEVKTAQLDLESALANRLKAEQTVELAREGQRLTDVSFKAGVATYLEVADANTALTQAEIGLVAERLQASVAALKLLRSVGAFEARGLDSDLKDESAAPPVVQPLPGDATQLQQQTAPDAPVQTEQPAPEQQ is encoded by the coding sequence ATGAGCTCACTTCTGGCGTTGACCCTGGCGGCCACCCTGGCCGCGGCACCGCCCCCCGTGCTGACACTGGAGGACGCGCTCAACCAGGCGCGCAAGGAGAACCTGGACCTGAAGGCGGCCCAGGCCCGGTTGCGGCAGGCGGACACCGCGTCGCGCAAGGCGTGGGCGGGCTACCTGCCCACCATCACCGTGGGCGCGGCCATCATCCGCAACTCCAACGCGGCCATCATCCCCCCGGGCCCGCTGGGTCCCGAGCCGGTGGTCATCCAGCCCCTGGTGCAGCGCCAGTTCCAGGCGGAGCTGCGTCAGGCCATCATCGCCCCGCAGCTGTGGGCGGGCATCCAGGCCGCGTACAAGAGCGAGCGCGTCGCGGAGCTGAACGTGGAGCAGGCGCGCCGCGAAATCCTCTTCGGCGTGGCGCAGGCGTACTACGGCGCCGCGGCGCAGGCCCAGGCGGTGACGGTGCAGGAGCGGCTGGTGGAGCTCAACGGCGCCCGCGCCAAGGACACCAAGATCCGCTTCGACGCCGGCACGGTGACGCGCGTGGCGCTCTTGCGCGCCGAGCAAGATTTGTCGCGCGCCGAGCAGGACCTCATCCGCGCGAAGAACGCGCTGGCGTCCGCGAAGCTGGTGCTGGCGACGCTCTTGGCGCTGGACAGCCCGGACTTCGAGGTGGCGCCTCCTCCCGAGCCGCAGGTGCCGGTGAAGACGGAGGCGGAGGTGCTGGTGCAGAAGTCGCTGGAGCAGCGCGCGGACGTGGCCGCGGCGCGTGAGACGACGGAGCTGGCGCGCATCAACAAGCGCGGCGTGTGGTTCAGCTACCTGCCCACGCTGGGCGTCACCGGTCAGTTCCGCGTGGCGAACGCGGCGGGCTTCCAGGGCCGCTCGGACGTCTGGCTCATCACCTTCGGCGCCAACTGGACGCTGTGGGACGGCGGGCTTCGCGAGGCGAACCTCTCCGAGGCTTCCGCCCGCATCGCCGAGTCGCTGGCCACGCAGCGCAAGGCGGAGCTGACGGCGCGCCAGGAAGTGAAGACGGCGCAGCTGGACCTGGAGAGCGCGCTGGCCAACCGCCTCAAGGCGGAGCAGACGGTGGAGCTGGCGCGTGAGGGGCAGCGCCTGACGGACGTCTCCTTCAAGGCGGGCGTCGCCACGTACCTGGAGGTCGCCGACGCGAACACGGCGCTGACGCAGGCGGAGATTGGCCTGGTGGCCGAGCGGCTGCAGGCGTCCGTCGCGGCGCTGAAGCTCTTGCGCTCGGTGGGTGCGTTCGAGGCGCGTGGCCTCGACTCGGACCTGAAGGACGAGAGCGCCGCGCCGCCCGTGGTGCAGCCGCTGCCCGGCGACGCCACCCAGTTGCAGCAGCAGACCGCGCCCGACGCTCCGGTCCAGACGGAGCAGCCGGCGCCCGAGCAGCAGTAG
- a CDS encoding aldo/keto reductase family protein, translated as MNFRHLGRSGLAVSEISFGNWLTHGSQVEEDAALACVKAAQDVGITTFDTADVYASTRAESVLGRALKGQRRAGYELFTKVYWPTGPGKNDWGLSRKHIMESIHGSLTRLQTDYVDLYQAHRFDTATPLEETMVAFADIVRQGKALYIGVSEWTGDQIRQGAKLARELKIPFVSSQPQYSMLWRVIEAEVIPASLDEGLGQIVWSPMAMGVLTGKYLPGKPPPAGSRATDPTGSRFIARFLKEDVLTRVQNLKPLAQEAGLTMAQLAVAWVLQNKGVSSAIIGASRPEQVHDTVKAAGVKLEPELMRRIDEVLGPVIERDPSLTDVPDRKI; from the coding sequence ATGAACTTCCGTCATCTTGGTCGCAGCGGTCTGGCCGTCAGTGAAATCTCCTTCGGCAACTGGCTCACGCACGGCTCCCAGGTGGAAGAGGACGCCGCGCTCGCGTGCGTGAAGGCCGCGCAGGACGTGGGCATCACCACGTTCGACACCGCCGACGTCTACGCGAGCACCCGCGCCGAGTCCGTGCTCGGCCGCGCCCTCAAGGGCCAGCGCCGCGCCGGCTATGAGCTGTTCACCAAGGTGTACTGGCCCACCGGCCCCGGGAAGAACGACTGGGGCCTGTCGCGCAAGCACATCATGGAGTCCATCCACGGCTCGCTCACCCGCCTCCAGACGGACTACGTGGACCTCTACCAGGCCCACCGCTTCGACACCGCCACGCCGCTCGAGGAGACGATGGTCGCCTTCGCCGACATCGTCCGTCAGGGCAAGGCCCTCTACATCGGCGTCTCCGAGTGGACCGGCGACCAGATTCGACAGGGCGCGAAGCTCGCCCGCGAGCTGAAGATTCCCTTCGTCTCCAGCCAGCCCCAGTACTCCATGCTCTGGCGTGTCATCGAGGCCGAGGTCATCCCCGCGTCCCTGGACGAGGGCCTCGGTCAGATTGTCTGGTCCCCCATGGCCATGGGCGTGCTCACCGGCAAGTACCTCCCCGGCAAGCCGCCGCCCGCGGGCAGCCGCGCCACCGACCCCACCGGCTCGCGCTTCATCGCGCGCTTCCTCAAGGAGGACGTGCTCACCCGCGTGCAGAACCTCAAGCCGCTCGCGCAGGAAGCGGGCCTCACCATGGCCCAGCTCGCCGTCGCCTGGGTGCTCCAGAACAAGGGCGTCTCCTCCGCCATCATCGGCGCCTCCCGCCCCGAGCAGGTCCACGACACCGTGAAGGCCGCCGGCGTCAAGCTGGAGCCGGAGCTGATGCGCCGCATCGACGAGGTGCTCGGCCCCGTCATCGAGCGCGACCCCTCCCTCACCGATGTGCCGGACCGCAAGATTTGA
- a CDS encoding Rieske 2Fe-2S domain-containing protein, with product MEPLPDVLRHFHPVLPSQSLRREPVRVEVAGRAYALFRDEKGSPAALADTCPHRFAPLSKGKVRPDGRLQCPYHGWRFDSQGRGSNPSQPELKHCDVKSFQVVEHHGYLWLAHRETPRSALPELPLNDGYVFGGSFSVPFEAPLHVSLDNFSEDEHTPYVHTRLGWDDPHAGQVEFDAKNHEDHTEVHYRAPQRPALLMKALGVRDGDFFHNDWVTRFDPVQSEYVVSWVSPSGEKRPFITRANIFFVPETAKRTRLHVFSFLRCVQPWLTPFLPVAAKVARELTRWEIVDDARFIPTVADTPYSHKGMRLDRYDKPLVHQRRLMERIYFWQPRAVTEDEAPVAREAVG from the coding sequence ATGGAGCCACTGCCCGACGTCCTTCGTCACTTCCATCCCGTGCTCCCTTCCCAGTCCCTTCGCCGAGAGCCCGTGCGCGTGGAGGTGGCCGGTCGCGCCTACGCGCTGTTCCGGGACGAGAAGGGGAGCCCCGCGGCGCTCGCGGACACGTGTCCCCACCGCTTCGCGCCCCTGTCCAAGGGCAAGGTGCGCCCGGACGGCCGGCTCCAGTGCCCGTACCACGGCTGGCGCTTCGACTCGCAGGGCCGGGGCTCCAATCCCAGCCAACCCGAGCTCAAGCACTGCGACGTGAAGAGCTTCCAGGTCGTGGAGCACCACGGCTACCTGTGGCTGGCCCACCGTGAGACGCCGCGCTCCGCGCTGCCCGAGCTGCCCCTGAACGACGGCTACGTCTTCGGCGGCAGCTTCTCGGTGCCCTTCGAGGCGCCGCTGCACGTCTCGCTCGACAACTTCAGCGAGGACGAGCACACGCCCTACGTGCACACCCGCCTGGGCTGGGATGACCCGCACGCGGGCCAGGTCGAGTTCGACGCGAAGAACCACGAGGACCACACCGAGGTCCACTACCGCGCCCCCCAGCGCCCGGCGCTCCTGATGAAGGCGCTCGGCGTGCGCGACGGCGACTTCTTCCACAATGACTGGGTGACGCGCTTCGACCCCGTGCAGAGCGAGTACGTCGTGAGCTGGGTGTCCCCCTCGGGAGAGAAGCGGCCGTTCATCACCCGCGCCAACATCTTCTTCGTGCCGGAGACGGCGAAGCGCACGCGCCTGCACGTCTTCTCCTTCCTGCGCTGCGTGCAGCCGTGGCTCACACCCTTCCTGCCGGTGGCGGCGAAGGTGGCGCGCGAGCTCACCCGCTGGGAGATTGTCGACGACGCGCGCTTCATCCCCACCGTCGCGGACACGCCCTACAGCCACAAGGGCATGCGGCTGGACCGCTACGACAAGCCGCTGGTCCACCAGCGCCGGCTGATGGAGCGCATCTATTTCTGGCAGCCCCGCGCCGTCACCGAGGACGAAGCGCCCGTGGCGCGCGAGGCGGTAGGCTGA
- a CDS encoding HAD family hydrolase, giving the protein MSRADSRGILFDLDGTLVDSLPDIIDSFLYAFPANGLQAPTYAQVRALIGLPLDIMYAEFAPQHVPALCASYREHYPLNFHRNSRPYPGVLELLHTLRERGYLLAVATTKKSPMARRFVDAMGLGTVLHHVQGTDDFPHKPAPDVLLRALAALGTQGLWMVGDTSLDLRAGKAAGLRTYGVTWGTHPVEELIRETPDELQPDLNRLLEHLPPLS; this is encoded by the coding sequence ATGAGCCGCGCTGACTCCCGTGGAATCCTCTTCGACCTCGACGGCACGCTGGTGGACTCGCTGCCGGACATCATCGACAGCTTCCTGTACGCCTTCCCGGCCAACGGCCTCCAGGCACCCACCTACGCCCAGGTGCGCGCCCTCATCGGCCTGCCGCTCGACATCATGTACGCGGAGTTCGCGCCCCAGCACGTGCCCGCGCTGTGCGCCTCCTACCGCGAGCACTACCCGCTCAACTTCCACCGGAACTCCCGCCCGTACCCCGGCGTCCTCGAGCTCCTCCACACCCTGCGCGAGCGCGGCTACCTGCTGGCCGTCGCCACCACCAAGAAGAGCCCCATGGCCCGCCGCTTCGTCGACGCCATGGGCCTGGGCACCGTCCTCCACCACGTCCAGGGCACCGACGACTTCCCCCACAAGCCCGCGCCGGACGTCCTCCTCCGCGCCCTCGCCGCCCTCGGGACCCAGGGCCTGTGGATGGTCGGGGACACCTCCCTGGACCTCCGCGCCGGCAAGGCCGCCGGCCTGCGCACCTACGGTGTCACCTGGGGCACGCACCCCGTGGAGGAACTCATCCGTGAGACACCGGATGAACTCCAGCCAGACCTGAACAGGCTGTTGGAGCACCTTCCTCCCCTGTCCTGA
- a CDS encoding ExbD/TolR family protein, producing MAGGAQDNEEEITGINVTPLVDVVLVLLIIFMVTANFIVRETVEVDLPRAANGGETVQGLVNVVLDKEGKLYFDGAAVTEPELTTKVAEAVAKDKDTRAIISADQTIAYGQVMRLIDTVKGQGIAKFALNIEKDVAPAAAPATP from the coding sequence ATGGCGGGCGGCGCGCAGGACAACGAAGAGGAAATCACGGGCATCAACGTCACGCCGTTGGTGGACGTGGTGCTGGTGCTGCTCATCATCTTCATGGTGACGGCGAACTTCATCGTCCGCGAGACGGTGGAGGTGGACCTGCCCCGCGCGGCCAACGGCGGCGAGACGGTGCAGGGCCTGGTCAACGTCGTGCTCGACAAGGAGGGCAAGCTCTACTTCGACGGCGCGGCCGTCACCGAGCCGGAGCTGACCACCAAGGTCGCGGAGGCGGTGGCCAAGGACAAGGACACGCGCGCCATCATCAGCGCCGACCAGACCATCGCCTACGGACAGGTGATGCGCCTCATCGACACGGTGAAGGGCCAGGGCATCGCGAAGTTCGCCCTCAACATCGAGAAGGACGTGGCCCCCGCGGCCGCGCCCGCCACTCCCTGA
- a CDS encoding MarR family winged helix-turn-helix transcriptional regulator: MSGSSESLERRGRSPDAGQEASEDTGLPRQAWTLLFELMHAHMRNFPALAAEFELSPVQAHVVRQLGEGPLAMSTLANYLSCDASNVTGLVDRMEARGLVERRSSEQDRRVKMLVLTEAGVALRERLLERLAEPPELIAALSDEDLRALRDIMRRALRSQ; this comes from the coding sequence ATGAGCGGAAGCAGCGAGAGTCTGGAGCGACGCGGCAGGTCACCGGACGCCGGGCAAGAGGCCTCTGAGGACACGGGGCTGCCCAGGCAGGCGTGGACGCTGCTGTTCGAGCTGATGCACGCGCACATGCGCAACTTCCCCGCGCTGGCGGCGGAGTTCGAGCTGTCCCCGGTGCAGGCGCACGTGGTGCGTCAGCTCGGCGAGGGCCCGTTGGCGATGAGCACGCTGGCCAACTACCTGTCCTGTGACGCGTCCAACGTGACGGGCCTGGTGGACCGCATGGAGGCGCGGGGCCTGGTGGAGCGGCGCAGCAGCGAGCAGGACCGGCGCGTGAAGATGCTGGTGCTGACGGAGGCGGGCGTGGCCCTGCGCGAGCGGCTGCTCGAACGGCTGGCGGAGCCGCCCGAGCTCATCGCCGCGCTGTCGGACGAGGACCTGCGCGCGCTGCGCGACATCATGCGCCGGGCGCTGCGCTCGCAGTGA
- a CDS encoding PQQ-dependent sugar dehydrogenase encodes MRLCLSLSSLACALSLSLTGIAHAQSAAPPPAQTATPAEPPQSPQGAAALASPFPPAFPGQTNGPVVVSQTSYKVTQIANGFNYPWAIAFLPDGRMLVTEKPTGKLYIVTQQGVKSAPVAGLPPVDGRGQGGLMDVEVGPDHAESRYIYWSYYEPREAGNGRPTAGNGLAVARGKLVDGPQPRVDALQIIFRMKPTLDSTLHAGGRIVFHPDGTLFVTLGERSILPGRVQARQLNSHFGKIVRIFPDGTVPSNNPFYNQVGARSEIFSLGHRNILAAALDSRGRLWEAEMGPLGGDELNLVERGKDYGWPTIGYGTEYSGAPIHQSGQGPGMEQPVYFWNPVVSPSGMTIYSGNLFPEWRGNIFIGALSGHALIRLVIQNDRVVGEERLKPAGNGRVREVVQGPEGALYLLTDDPNGRLLKMTPQ; translated from the coding sequence ATGCGCTTGTGTCTGTCTTTGTCGAGCCTCGCCTGCGCCCTCTCCCTGTCCCTCACGGGAATCGCCCACGCCCAGAGCGCCGCTCCCCCACCAGCCCAGACGGCAACGCCCGCCGAGCCCCCCCAAAGCCCGCAGGGCGCCGCGGCCCTGGCGTCCCCCTTCCCTCCCGCCTTCCCCGGCCAGACGAACGGCCCCGTCGTCGTTTCGCAAACGAGCTACAAAGTCACCCAGATTGCAAATGGCTTCAACTACCCCTGGGCCATCGCCTTCCTCCCGGACGGGCGGATGCTGGTGACGGAGAAGCCCACCGGGAAGCTCTACATCGTCACGCAGCAGGGCGTGAAGTCCGCGCCCGTGGCGGGCCTGCCGCCCGTGGACGGCCGGGGCCAGGGCGGGCTGATGGACGTGGAGGTGGGCCCCGACCATGCCGAGAGCCGCTACATCTACTGGAGCTATTACGAGCCGCGCGAGGCGGGCAACGGCCGGCCCACCGCCGGCAACGGCCTGGCCGTGGCGCGAGGCAAGCTCGTGGACGGCCCACAGCCGCGCGTCGACGCCCTGCAGATCATCTTCCGCATGAAGCCCACGCTGGACTCGACGCTGCACGCGGGCGGGCGCATCGTGTTCCACCCGGACGGCACCCTGTTCGTCACGCTGGGCGAGCGCTCCATCCTCCCCGGCCGCGTCCAGGCCCGACAGCTCAACAGCCACTTCGGGAAGATTGTCCGCATCTTCCCCGACGGCACCGTCCCCTCGAACAACCCCTTCTACAACCAGGTCGGCGCCCGCTCGGAGATCTTCTCCCTGGGCCACCGCAACATCCTGGCCGCCGCGCTCGACTCACGGGGCCGGCTCTGGGAGGCGGAGATGGGCCCGTTGGGCGGCGACGAGCTCAACCTGGTGGAGCGCGGCAAGGACTACGGCTGGCCCACCATCGGCTACGGCACCGAGTACTCCGGCGCCCCCATCCACCAGTCCGGCCAGGGCCCAGGCATGGAGCAACCCGTATACTTCTGGAACCCGGTGGTATCTCCCTCCGGGATGACCATCTACTCCGGAAACCTGTTCCCGGAGTGGCGGGGCAACATCTTCATCGGGGCACTGTCGGGGCACGCGCTCATCCGGCTCGTCATCCAGAATGACCGGGTGGTGGGCGAGGAGCGGCTCAAGCCCGCGGGCAACGGACGCGTGCGCGAAGTGGTCCAGGGCCCCGAGGGCGCGCTGTACCTGCTCACCGACGACCCGAACGGCCGCCTGCTCAAGATGACACCCCAATGA
- a CDS encoding MotA/TolQ/ExbB proton channel family protein, which produces MTLPPILLAQSGHSELGWLSSKLLGVTLTSAEWVLWILVVLSVLSIAIMLERAVYFARHRLPDSEALAVRLAKGDFDAGRKAIEGKTGMEAAVIREALAASAQGADTVEQVIASTVARERPQYERFLSFLGTLGNNAPFIGLFGTVLGIIKAFNDLGASNVKGAAIQQTVMAGISEALVATAVGLAVAIPAVVAFNIFNRQLKTVTSRTNALGHALVGSMRASGRTPDTAARAAEVR; this is translated from the coding sequence ATGACGCTCCCCCCCATCCTCCTGGCCCAGTCAGGGCATTCCGAGCTCGGCTGGCTCAGCAGCAAGCTGCTCGGCGTCACGCTCACGTCCGCCGAGTGGGTCCTCTGGATTCTCGTCGTCCTCTCGGTGCTCTCCATCGCCATCATGCTGGAGCGCGCGGTGTACTTCGCCCGCCACCGGCTGCCGGACTCGGAGGCGCTCGCGGTGCGGCTCGCGAAGGGCGACTTCGATGCGGGGCGCAAGGCCATCGAGGGCAAGACGGGCATGGAGGCCGCCGTCATCCGCGAGGCGCTCGCCGCCAGCGCGCAGGGCGCCGACACCGTGGAGCAGGTCATCGCCTCCACCGTCGCGCGCGAGCGTCCCCAGTACGAGCGCTTCCTGTCCTTCCTGGGCACGCTGGGCAACAACGCGCCGTTCATCGGTCTGTTCGGCACCGTGCTCGGCATCATCAAGGCGTTCAACGACCTGGGCGCCAGCAACGTGAAGGGCGCGGCCATCCAGCAGACCGTCATGGCCGGCATCTCCGAGGCGCTCGTCGCCACGGCGGTGGGCCTGGCCGTCGCGATTCCCGCCGTCGTCGCGTTCAACATCTTCAACCGTCAGCTCAAGACGGTCACCAGCCGCACCAACGCCCTGGGCCACGCCCTGGTCGGCAGCATGCGCGCCTCGGGTCGCACGCCGGATACGGCCGCCCGCGCCGCGGAGGTCCGCTAG
- a CDS encoding RNA polymerase sigma factor translates to MSLDARVLETLVAQRRRFLAFLAPRVGSPEEAEEVLQLALVKGLEKGEALRDEESAVAWFYRLLRNVLVDRHRRAQRESQALALEEAQAPRSTEDTAALESTVCACVAGLADTLKPEYAKAIRRVDLEGTPVSTFAGEEGLTANNAAVRLHRARQALGRRLIELCGTCCTHGCVDCVCAPDRPRVGDAPSS, encoded by the coding sequence ATGAGCCTGGATGCCCGCGTCCTCGAAACCCTCGTGGCCCAGCGAAGGCGCTTCCTCGCCTTCCTCGCCCCGCGTGTCGGCAGCCCCGAAGAGGCCGAGGAGGTCCTCCAGCTCGCCCTGGTGAAGGGCCTGGAGAAGGGCGAGGCCCTGCGCGACGAGGAGAGCGCGGTGGCCTGGTTCTACCGCCTCCTGCGCAACGTGCTGGTGGACCGCCACCGCCGCGCGCAGCGCGAATCCCAGGCCCTGGCCCTCGAGGAGGCCCAGGCGCCTCGCTCCACCGAGGACACCGCCGCGCTCGAGTCCACCGTGTGCGCGTGCGTGGCGGGGCTCGCCGACACCCTCAAGCCCGAGTACGCCAAGGCCATCCGCCGCGTGGACCTGGAGGGCACGCCTGTCTCCACCTTCGCGGGCGAAGAGGGGCTCACCGCCAACAACGCCGCCGTGCGACTGCACCGCGCCCGGCAGGCCCTGGGCCGCAGGCTCATCGAGCTGTGCGGCACGTGCTGCACCCACGGCTGCGTGGACTGCGTCTGCGCGCCGGACCGTCCCCGCGTGGGTGACGCGCCATCATCGTGA
- a CDS encoding energy transducer TonB has product MSQAVLPDNSFPRRERSLVFVGAFLLVSLVLHGVGFWYLSHMADRPRPVVQRPVELVMVEVQKPPPPPPPEEKKEEPKPPPPKPKPVKPPPIKVAESKPQPPPPEQAPPPPNEPPPPTPQAKPPPLVVGMTMSSTTSAGSFAAPVGNTSYGKVDSTAKDPKDVKGYSAPKYTPIYQVDSEPTVASEVKVPYPEEARRAGIEGTVTLSITIDNEGRVVSAKVLTGPGYGLNEAARDAIKRFRFKPAIKGGEAVSTEMKYSYTFLLD; this is encoded by the coding sequence ATGAGCCAGGCGGTCCTTCCAGACAACTCCTTCCCCCGCCGCGAGCGCTCGCTCGTGTTCGTGGGCGCCTTCCTGCTCGTGTCGCTGGTGCTGCACGGCGTGGGCTTCTGGTACCTGAGCCACATGGCGGACCGGCCCCGGCCCGTGGTGCAGCGCCCCGTGGAGCTGGTCATGGTGGAGGTGCAGAAGCCGCCTCCGCCGCCGCCTCCCGAGGAGAAGAAGGAGGAGCCCAAGCCGCCTCCGCCCAAGCCCAAGCCGGTGAAGCCGCCGCCCATCAAGGTCGCGGAGAGCAAGCCCCAGCCGCCTCCGCCCGAGCAGGCCCCGCCGCCGCCCAACGAGCCGCCGCCGCCCACGCCCCAGGCCAAGCCGCCGCCGCTCGTGGTGGGCATGACGATGTCCTCCACCACCAGCGCCGGCTCGTTCGCCGCGCCCGTGGGCAACACGTCCTACGGCAAGGTGGACAGCACCGCGAAGGACCCCAAGGACGTGAAGGGGTACTCGGCGCCCAAGTACACGCCCATCTACCAGGTGGACTCCGAGCCCACCGTGGCCTCCGAGGTGAAGGTCCCCTATCCGGAGGAGGCGCGGCGCGCGGGCATCGAGGGCACGGTGACGCTGTCCATCACCATCGACAACGAGGGCCGCGTCGTCTCCGCCAAGGTGCTGACCGGCCCGGGCTACGGCCTCAACGAGGCGGCCCGCGACGCCATCAAGCGCTTCCGCTTCAAGCCGGCCATCAAGGGCGGCGAGGCGGTGTCGACGGAGATGAAGTACTCGTACACGTTCCTGCTGGACTGA